A window from Thermanaerothrix sp. encodes these proteins:
- a CDS encoding IS110 family transposase, whose amino-acid sequence HEYYTTRGKNPLKKMQSLIALSNKLIRIFFAILTKQTAYDPQKMMDDIVRPTALQAA is encoded by the coding sequence TGCATGAGTACTATACAACAAGGGGTAAAAATCCGCTAAAGAAGATGCAGTCTCTCATTGCACTCAGCAATAAGTTAATACGGATATTTTTCGCTATACTAACGAAGCAGACGGCCTATGATCCACAAAAGATGATGGACGATATAGTAAGACCAACAGCGTTACAAGCTGCTTAA